One window of Chloroflexus aggregans DSM 9485 genomic DNA carries:
- a CDS encoding glycosyltransferase family 2 protein: MRVVAIVLSWNAAAATLACLESLHHQSMPLEIVVVDNASRDDTIAQITQRYPDVRLIRNERNLGFAGGMNIGIRTVLAESSPPDAVILLNQDTVLDLACVEQLVTPLAADKQVAAVGAKIRYPDGTIQHAGVRLEWPRAIVQHIGWHEPDIGQYNSVQECDFVTGAAIALRTAALDPEHTLDEGFVPAYFEDLDLCWRLRRAGWKIVYNPMATLVHHESLSLRDELQRSSYYNRGRLRFVLKHYTLSDLFESFFPAECAHAERHALCPVEGRALRWAYAETLLHLREILAARRQLDPTFQPADEDQLIWFMQCLQRAQARAFWQNAHQRADWMFNHS; encoded by the coding sequence ATGAGAGTTGTTGCCATTGTTTTGAGTTGGAATGCAGCAGCAGCTACCTTAGCTTGCCTTGAGTCGTTACATCACCAATCAATGCCGCTGGAGATTGTCGTTGTTGACAACGCCTCACGAGATGATACGATAGCCCAAATTACTCAGCGCTATCCCGATGTGCGGCTTATTCGCAATGAACGTAATCTCGGTTTTGCGGGTGGGATGAATATCGGGATCCGCACCGTGCTCGCTGAGTCGTCGCCGCCTGATGCTGTCATTTTGCTCAATCAGGATACTGTCCTCGATCTGGCATGCGTCGAACAGTTGGTCACGCCATTGGCGGCTGACAAACAGGTGGCAGCAGTTGGCGCCAAGATTCGCTATCCGGATGGAACGATCCAACATGCTGGCGTGAGGCTGGAATGGCCGCGGGCGATTGTGCAGCATATCGGATGGCACGAGCCCGATATTGGCCAGTACAATAGTGTACAGGAGTGCGATTTTGTCACCGGCGCGGCTATCGCGTTACGCACCGCAGCGCTTGATCCGGAACACACGCTGGATGAAGGTTTCGTTCCGGCGTATTTTGAAGATCTTGATCTCTGTTGGCGCTTACGCCGGGCAGGATGGAAAATTGTATACAACCCAATGGCTACGTTAGTCCATCACGAGTCGCTCTCGCTGCGTGATGAGTTGCAACGTAGCAGCTACTATAATCGCGGTCGCTTACGCTTTGTCCTGAAGCATTATACCCTGTCTGATCTCTTCGAGTCGTTCTTTCCCGCCGAGTGCGCCCATGCTGAGCGCCACGCGTTGTGTCCAGTAGAGGGGCGCGCATTACGGTGGGCCTATGCAGAGACGTTATTGCATCTACGTGAGATCTTGGCGGCGCGACGGCAGCTTGATCCTACATTCCAACCAGCAGATGAAGATCAGTTGATTTGGTTCATGCAATGCCTACAGCGGGCGCAAGCCCGTGCGTTTTGGCAGAATGCGCACCAGCGCGCTGATTGGATGTTTAACCATTCATAG
- a CDS encoding glycosyltransferase, with translation MTHLVWHSTFASPTGYSSSSRAIVAALNEAGLAVRPLYLFDADHAEQVYGSIPPLIRSLQQLPIRLDVPQVVYGRGELFCKNSGAYRIGFTMLETDRLPTHWVEQANLMDEVWTPTAWGREVFIASGITRPVYVVPLGVDSAVFAPGPPRRDLGDRTVFLSVFEWSKRKGWDVLLAAYRAAFRPSDPVVLVLKIDHRAPGNPLRELAAALGDQAPPVAVFYNQTFSPVRMAELYRSADCFVLPSRGEGWGMPVLEAMACGVPVIATAWSGPTAFLDETCGYPLPIRGLTPTGATSIPYAGAQWAEPDVDALIELLRRVHHHRDEAHVRGAQAVIRAREWPWTRSAQAILERLQVIGC, from the coding sequence ATGACACACCTTGTCTGGCATTCGACCTTCGCTTCTCCAACCGGCTATAGCAGCTCGTCACGGGCGATTGTGGCGGCCCTCAACGAGGCCGGCTTGGCGGTACGCCCGTTGTATCTGTTCGATGCAGATCATGCCGAGCAGGTGTACGGCTCGATCCCGCCGTTGATCCGCTCGCTCCAACAATTGCCGATCCGGCTCGACGTACCACAAGTGGTGTATGGGCGCGGTGAATTGTTTTGTAAAAATAGTGGTGCTTACCGGATCGGCTTCACGATGCTTGAGACTGATCGGTTGCCGACCCATTGGGTTGAGCAGGCCAACCTGATGGACGAGGTCTGGACACCAACCGCATGGGGGCGAGAGGTATTTATCGCCAGCGGCATCACACGACCGGTCTACGTTGTGCCATTAGGTGTAGATTCGGCAGTCTTTGCACCCGGCCCGCCACGTCGCGATTTAGGTGATCGCACCGTCTTTCTCTCGGTTTTCGAGTGGAGTAAGCGTAAGGGGTGGGATGTGCTGCTGGCGGCCTATCGGGCTGCATTCAGGCCAAGCGATCCGGTTGTGTTGGTGTTGAAGATCGATCATCGCGCCCCCGGCAACCCGCTGCGCGAGCTGGCGGCGGCGCTCGGCGATCAGGCCCCGCCAGTGGCAGTGTTCTACAACCAGACTTTCAGCCCGGTGCGTATGGCCGAACTCTACCGCAGTGCGGATTGTTTTGTCTTACCGAGCCGTGGTGAAGGGTGGGGGATGCCGGTGCTCGAGGCGATGGCGTGTGGCGTGCCGGTGATTGCTACTGCGTGGAGTGGTCCGACCGCATTTCTCGATGAGACATGCGGTTATCCCTTGCCGATCCGCGGCTTGACGCCGACCGGCGCCACTAGCATCCCTTACGCCGGTGCGCAGTGGGCTGAGCCAGACGTTGATGCGCTGATTGAGCTGTTGCGCCGCGTGCATCATCATCGTGACGAAGCCCATGTGCGTGGTGCGCAAGCGGTGATCCGTGCGCGTGAGTGGCCGTGGACGCGCAGTGCGCAGGCGATTCTCGAGCGGTTGCAGGTGATTGGGTGCTAA
- a CDS encoding FG-GAP repeat domain-containing protein, with protein sequence MKRSTILSILLIGTLLILATVIPSPTAQAGYADQPPPLPGWTHPVSYGLGVDTTARHGINLGNAPIIRSSPVIADIDGNAANHKEVAVVTSDGFLHVRRANGTQLWSPVQLLPAPCSPQSSDHVGNSNPVVGELLSDGVPYIVVGYGTILPSNCDGGIVAVNGQTGQIAWRFSLRQWQQQQGYPAEDLYGVVASIALADTDGDGKLEIAFGGFDRNLYLLSAVTSTTYTVRWYYHAADTIWSTPIFYNIDNDPELELLAATDITANPLLVPPTQDGGFLHAFDTAPRTPKRIEFQTGFIWRTYVDQVLYSSPAIGDVLASNLGSELVIGSSCWLPISDRNTPVTKQGRWVKILRLSDGAVLQTLNAPECVESSPALGDIDGDGKLEIVVNVGWEGDNGIPHSETIAWDPDNPTPKWRTIPYSANWDPDPNKRFNDPNGGHLQSPVIADINGDGIVEVLTANFWSVVILRGYDGQQMTCYLSPACGSQPSLYAWYTVKATPAVGDINGDGVLDVVIGGGHQFVNGPSAVPPVTAHLYAWTNLATVFPSQTSPSGYQTALAYSAPWPQFRRSATNDGVLNVPGLQAAITELFVFTDGSMPETYEIALSSRDGSSLNLSLSESGDSQNIISATLSSPTVSGTTPSRVVITVNAASVANGVYPVTLTVSAPSLPAVTMNVTVRKVTVVYRTLMPYVAR encoded by the coding sequence ATGAAGCGCTCTACTATCCTGTCCATTCTACTCATAGGGACGCTGTTGATACTTGCCACCGTGATCCCATCTCCAACTGCACAAGCTGGCTATGCCGATCAACCGCCACCGCTGCCGGGTTGGACGCACCCCGTCTCCTATGGCCTTGGTGTAGACACGACTGCCCGCCATGGGATCAATCTTGGCAATGCGCCAATTATTCGCAGTTCGCCGGTGATTGCCGATATTGATGGGAATGCGGCCAATCACAAAGAGGTGGCGGTTGTGACCAGTGATGGTTTCTTACACGTGCGTCGAGCGAATGGAACGCAACTCTGGTCGCCGGTGCAGTTATTACCGGCGCCGTGTTCGCCGCAAAGCAGCGATCATGTGGGGAATAGTAATCCGGTGGTTGGTGAGTTGCTCAGCGATGGAGTGCCGTATATTGTCGTTGGCTATGGAACGATTTTGCCGTCGAACTGTGATGGCGGGATTGTTGCTGTAAATGGCCAGACCGGCCAGATTGCTTGGCGGTTTAGCCTCCGCCAATGGCAACAGCAGCAGGGATATCCAGCCGAAGATCTGTATGGCGTAGTCGCCTCGATTGCATTAGCCGATACTGATGGCGATGGTAAGCTGGAGATAGCCTTCGGCGGCTTTGATCGCAACCTCTACCTGCTCAGTGCCGTTACCAGTACCACCTATACGGTACGCTGGTATTACCATGCCGCTGATACCATCTGGTCAACGCCGATTTTCTACAATATTGATAACGATCCTGAGCTTGAGCTGTTAGCGGCCACCGATATTACTGCCAACCCTCTGCTCGTGCCACCAACTCAAGACGGCGGTTTTCTGCACGCCTTTGACACTGCCCCGCGCACCCCCAAACGGATCGAATTCCAAACCGGTTTTATATGGCGCACCTACGTCGATCAGGTGCTCTATTCGTCGCCGGCAATTGGTGATGTGTTAGCCAGCAATCTCGGCAGCGAATTGGTGATCGGTTCGAGTTGTTGGTTGCCGATTAGCGATAGAAACACTCCGGTTACGAAGCAGGGGCGTTGGGTTAAAATCCTTCGCTTGAGCGATGGCGCAGTGTTACAAACGCTCAATGCTCCCGAATGCGTCGAGTCATCGCCAGCGCTCGGTGATATTGATGGTGATGGGAAGCTGGAGATCGTCGTGAATGTGGGGTGGGAAGGCGATAATGGCATTCCTCATAGCGAGACCATCGCATGGGATCCTGACAACCCCACGCCGAAATGGCGCACGATTCCGTACAGCGCCAATTGGGATCCTGATCCGAATAAGCGCTTCAATGATCCCAATGGCGGTCATTTGCAGTCACCAGTGATCGCTGATATCAATGGTGATGGGATTGTTGAGGTGTTGACGGCGAATTTCTGGAGTGTGGTCATCTTACGCGGTTACGACGGCCAGCAGATGACTTGTTATCTCTCTCCAGCCTGCGGCTCTCAGCCATCGCTCTATGCGTGGTACACCGTAAAAGCGACACCGGCGGTAGGTGATATCAATGGTGATGGGGTGCTGGATGTCGTGATCGGCGGCGGTCATCAATTTGTCAATGGCCCTAGCGCGGTGCCGCCGGTTACGGCCCATCTCTATGCGTGGACGAATCTTGCTACGGTCTTTCCGTCCCAAACTTCGCCATCCGGCTACCAGACGGCTCTGGCTTACAGTGCGCCATGGCCGCAATTCCGCCGGTCGGCTACCAATGATGGCGTCCTCAACGTTCCCGGTTTACAGGCGGCAATAACTGAGCTGTTTGTGTTTACCGATGGTTCGATGCCGGAAACATATGAAATCGCGTTGAGCTCGCGCGATGGTTCGTCGCTCAATCTTAGTTTGAGCGAAAGTGGCGATAGCCAGAATATTATCTCGGCCACGTTGAGCAGCCCAACGGTGAGCGGCACCACGCCAAGCCGGGTTGTGATTACGGTGAATGCGGCTAGCGTTGCGAATGGTGTTTACCCTGTTACGTTGACTGTCAGTGCGCCTAGTTTGCCGGCAGTCACAATGAACGTTACGGTACGAAAAGTTACGGTGGTGTATCGTACACTGATGCCGTACGTTGCCCGTTAG
- a CDS encoding GDP-mannose 4,6-dehydratase yields MTHLITGGAGFIGCNLADYLLRHGEQVTIVDNLSRPRTPLNLAWLQERYGDQLRFVQADIRDAAAMQAVIPGHRVVYHLAGQVAVTTSVQDPRSDFEINALGTLNILEAARLAPEPPIVFFSSTNKVYGGMETVAVVEEETRYRYRDLPNGVPEHQLLDFHSPYGCSKGAADQYVRDYARIYGLKTVVFRQSCIYGPRQFGVEDQGWAAHFAIAALLERPITIYGDGKQVRDMLYVDDLIAAYMAALERIDRVSGRIYNIGGGPQNALSIWAEFGPVLSRLVGRAIEVRYGDWRPGDQPVYISDIALAKQELGWEPRISVYEGIERMVSWIRDNLHLFR; encoded by the coding sequence ATGACCCATCTTATCACTGGAGGCGCCGGGTTTATCGGTTGCAATCTGGCCGATTACTTGCTTCGCCATGGCGAACAGGTGACAATTGTTGATAATCTGAGCCGGCCCCGTACTCCGCTGAACCTGGCGTGGTTGCAAGAGCGGTATGGTGACCAGTTGCGTTTTGTGCAGGCCGATATCCGTGACGCCGCTGCGATGCAGGCGGTGATTCCCGGACACCGCGTGGTGTATCATCTTGCCGGCCAGGTCGCAGTGACGACCTCAGTGCAAGATCCGCGTAGCGATTTCGAGATCAATGCGCTCGGTACGCTGAATATTCTCGAAGCGGCCCGCCTTGCCCCTGAACCGCCGATCGTTTTCTTCTCTTCGACCAATAAGGTCTACGGTGGTATGGAGACAGTTGCGGTGGTGGAAGAGGAGACGCGCTATCGCTATCGTGATCTGCCAAACGGTGTACCTGAGCATCAGTTGCTCGATTTCCATTCGCCGTATGGCTGTAGCAAAGGCGCTGCCGATCAGTATGTGCGTGATTATGCCCGCATCTACGGCCTCAAAACGGTGGTCTTCCGCCAGTCGTGCATCTATGGTCCGCGCCAGTTTGGGGTTGAGGATCAAGGCTGGGCGGCGCACTTTGCGATTGCGGCCCTGCTCGAACGTCCAATTACGATCTATGGTGACGGCAAACAGGTGCGCGATATGCTGTACGTTGATGATCTGATCGCGGCGTATATGGCGGCTCTCGAACGGATCGATCGCGTGAGTGGGCGGATTTACAATATTGGTGGTGGGCCACAGAATGCCCTGTCGATTTGGGCCGAGTTTGGGCCGGTACTGAGCCGGTTGGTTGGTCGTGCGATTGAGGTGCGCTACGGCGATTGGCGGCCCGGTGATCAGCCGGTCTACATCAGTGATATTGCACTGGCTAAACAGGAGTTGGGTTGGGAGCCACGCATTTCGGTCTATGAAGGGATCGAGCGGATGGTGAGTTGGATCCGCGATAATCTGCACCTATTCCGCTGA
- a CDS encoding glycosyltransferase family 4 protein: MKSQALYGVEYTLFDPLPTRLVENEPLLIALQLRNTGLTPWLTTGYPVMLVVRWKTLDGIVVQELPWQSLPRPVPCGDAITIEFRVTAPVVAGEYVFTIELVEHMIAWFHERGVAPFCSPITVEPPRNPRITIINGNCLANDAVGTHVAAQVQALAEAGFQPLLLTSFVDERLPRALRRFMVVVRPDEIINPTDWSRPFAEHFRRSAAIIVNYSTYYDLVELIRIAPAPVLFDYHGVTPPQIWGVGQPGYEDVARGLANMHLVQFADYAVAHSQYMVDELVATGLIAPSRTSVLPYPVTRAAAYAGPPDPQLQQQYALAGKRVLLYVGRMARNKRINILVEALPLIRAQYPNTVLLLVGETGHAYAEYVAETKARAEELGVADAVIFTGAQNRDQIGAFYQLCDVFVMASIHEGFCMPVIEAMALGKPVVAAAATALPSTVGDAGLLFTPDDHEELARQVLRVLAAYEEPSPDPLDSAQAQHLLRNCPIAFVTPRYGRDVLGGAERGAQAWAEQLATRGFAVEVLTTNAIDLVGWRTAPLSEIEVINGVTVRRFAVDPVDPSGFHDVQMKAARGEVITRRDEERFMQHNLRSRALEEYIARHRDEYAAFIFTPYLFGTTYYAAKQAGDRAFHIPCLHDESAAQFAIFREMLEEARGIFFNTSAEEQLARQKLHVANPFSTVLGYGFPDEPLRGDPVRFRERTGVKSPFLLYSGRLEEAKNVPLLIEWFITYKTAHPESDLKLVLAGKGEIPIPARSDIVHIGMIVDRQELADAYAAALALCQLSRNESFSIVMMESWQQGRPVIVHADCAVTREHVKRSGGGYSCDSVASFSAAIDDLLADPQRGAVLGEQGRTYVQAHFGWNTLVDKMIAALASFLQPRPLISEFAQRGIRRALDFTYARFEAHLIGLIQHLCHQSAGWQLFEQVQGRLAALANSHGGLANKPEPVPVMARARRWVDRLRQQPHPSAGLPPVNGHQHEQHAVMQLVAELLDLLAYTRHEQRRLERELALLRDQMAIQKQNAS; this comes from the coding sequence ATGAAATCACAAGCACTCTACGGGGTTGAATACACCTTATTCGATCCATTGCCGACACGGTTGGTCGAAAATGAACCGCTCTTGATCGCGTTGCAGTTGCGCAACACCGGCCTGACTCCGTGGTTGACGACTGGCTACCCGGTCATGCTGGTCGTGCGTTGGAAAACCCTTGATGGGATCGTTGTGCAAGAGCTGCCGTGGCAATCACTACCACGACCGGTACCGTGCGGTGATGCTATCACCATCGAGTTTCGGGTGACAGCTCCAGTCGTGGCGGGTGAGTATGTGTTCACCATAGAGCTGGTTGAACACATGATCGCTTGGTTTCACGAGCGAGGCGTTGCACCATTTTGTTCACCAATTACGGTTGAGCCGCCGCGCAATCCACGGATTACCATTATCAACGGCAATTGTTTAGCAAATGATGCGGTAGGAACCCATGTAGCGGCGCAGGTGCAGGCATTAGCGGAAGCTGGGTTTCAGCCGTTGTTATTGACGAGCTTTGTTGATGAACGATTGCCACGTGCGTTGCGCCGGTTTATGGTGGTTGTGCGGCCTGATGAGATTATCAATCCTACTGACTGGAGCCGGCCATTCGCTGAGCATTTTCGTCGCTCGGCTGCTATTATTGTAAACTATTCGACCTATTACGATCTTGTCGAACTGATCCGGATTGCACCGGCGCCAGTGCTGTTTGATTATCACGGTGTCACTCCGCCACAGATTTGGGGGGTTGGGCAGCCGGGGTACGAAGATGTCGCGCGTGGTTTAGCCAATATGCATCTCGTTCAGTTCGCCGATTATGCTGTGGCTCACAGCCAATACATGGTCGACGAGCTGGTGGCGACCGGTCTGATCGCACCAAGCCGTACTAGTGTCTTACCATATCCGGTCACTCGCGCTGCAGCGTACGCTGGGCCGCCCGATCCTCAGTTGCAACAGCAATACGCTTTGGCCGGGAAACGGGTGTTGTTGTATGTGGGTCGTATGGCGCGCAATAAGCGAATTAATATCCTTGTGGAAGCGCTGCCATTGATCCGCGCGCAGTACCCTAACACGGTATTGTTGCTAGTGGGTGAAACCGGTCACGCTTACGCGGAGTATGTCGCGGAAACAAAGGCGCGCGCGGAAGAGTTAGGGGTGGCCGATGCCGTGATCTTTACCGGCGCTCAAAATCGTGATCAGATCGGCGCTTTCTACCAGTTGTGCGATGTCTTTGTGATGGCGAGCATCCATGAGGGCTTTTGTATGCCAGTCATTGAGGCGATGGCGCTAGGCAAACCGGTGGTGGCGGCGGCGGCTACCGCATTGCCTAGCACCGTCGGTGATGCCGGCCTCCTCTTTACCCCGGATGATCACGAGGAGTTGGCGCGGCAGGTGCTGCGTGTGCTCGCTGCGTATGAAGAGCCGTCGCCTGATCCACTCGATAGCGCCCAAGCCCAACACCTCCTGCGCAACTGTCCGATAGCCTTCGTGACACCACGGTATGGACGCGATGTGTTAGGCGGCGCCGAGCGCGGTGCGCAAGCATGGGCCGAACAATTGGCGACCCGCGGGTTTGCCGTCGAGGTTTTAACAACCAATGCCATTGATTTGGTCGGCTGGCGCACGGCCCCGTTGTCCGAAATCGAAGTGATTAATGGCGTTACGGTACGTCGGTTTGCAGTTGATCCGGTCGATCCGAGCGGCTTTCACGACGTACAGATGAAAGCCGCTCGGGGTGAGGTTATTACCCGGCGGGACGAAGAGCGATTTATGCAGCATAACTTGCGCAGCCGGGCGCTCGAGGAGTATATTGCCCGTCACCGCGACGAGTATGCCGCCTTTATCTTCACCCCGTATCTGTTTGGTACTACGTATTACGCCGCGAAGCAGGCCGGCGATCGCGCTTTTCATATCCCATGTCTACACGATGAGTCGGCAGCGCAATTTGCCATCTTCCGCGAGATGTTAGAAGAAGCGCGAGGCATCTTCTTTAATACTTCCGCCGAAGAGCAACTAGCGCGACAGAAGCTGCACGTAGCTAATCCATTTTCAACCGTGCTTGGTTATGGCTTCCCTGATGAGCCATTACGAGGGGATCCAGTGCGTTTTCGAGAACGTACCGGTGTGAAATCTCCGTTCTTGCTTTACAGCGGGCGTCTAGAAGAAGCCAAGAATGTGCCATTACTTATCGAATGGTTTATAACCTACAAGACAGCTCATCCTGAAAGCGATTTGAAGTTGGTGTTGGCAGGAAAAGGTGAGATACCAATACCTGCTCGGTCAGATATTGTGCATATAGGCATGATAGTCGATCGACAAGAACTGGCTGATGCGTATGCAGCAGCGCTTGCCCTCTGCCAGCTTTCGCGCAACGAGAGTTTCTCGATTGTGATGATGGAATCATGGCAGCAAGGTCGTCCGGTTATCGTGCATGCTGACTGTGCCGTAACTCGTGAGCATGTTAAACGAAGTGGCGGTGGTTATAGTTGTGATAGCGTGGCTAGTTTTAGTGCTGCTATCGATGATCTACTCGCCGATCCTCAACGTGGCGCAGTGCTTGGAGAACAGGGCCGCACGTATGTGCAAGCTCATTTTGGCTGGAATACGCTCGTTGATAAAATGATAGCAGCACTCGCTTCCTTCTTACAGCCGAGACCACTCATAAGCGAGTTTGCCCAGCGTGGTATTCGGCGCGCACTCGATTTTACCTATGCGCGCTTTGAAGCGCATCTCATCGGGTTGATCCAGCATCTCTGCCATCAGAGCGCTGGTTGGCAACTGTTCGAGCAGGTGCAGGGCCGGTTGGCTGCACTGGCGAATAGTCATGGTGGGTTAGCCAACAAACCCGAACCGGTGCCGGTTATGGCCCGTGCCCGCCGATGGGTGGATCGGTTGCGTCAGCAGCCGCATCCTTCTGCAGGGCTCCCGCCGGTTAACGGCCATCAGCACGAGCAGCACGCAGTGATGCAACTCGTCGCTGAATTACTCGATCTGCTCGCCTATACTCGCCACGAGCAGCGCCGGCTTGAGCGCGAATTGGCCTTGTTGCGCGATCAAATGGCCATTCAGAAACAGAATGCATCGTAA
- a CDS encoding alpha/beta fold hydrolase yields MATLAVSAAETAVTGLRTTFRRAGHGPPLLLLHGWGGSSRLWHYTLRDLADRYTLIAPDLPGFGSSPPLGGRLSLERLADWVIAFADALGVERFAINGHSLCAAVAVHVAARYPERVTRLVLTSFSTFRDERERRIVASIHHLMALWLALRRPWMLDVQPIMRLIGSRFFYRLPADHAILRETFADFLAMEQRTALETARGAGSPTITAAMAAVRAPSLIIACRHDQIMPPPGAPVAAARIPHCRLVWIEQCGHLPMLERPQEYHAILSSFLEETTA; encoded by the coding sequence ATGGCTACGCTCGCCGTATCTGCTGCCGAAACTGCCGTTACCGGTCTGCGCACAACCTTTCGCCGTGCCGGTCATGGCCCACCTCTCCTCCTCCTCCACGGGTGGGGTGGATCGTCGCGGCTCTGGCACTATACGCTGCGCGATCTAGCCGACCGGTATACCCTGATCGCGCCCGATCTCCCCGGCTTTGGTTCGTCACCACCACTTGGTGGCCGGCTTTCACTCGAACGGCTGGCCGATTGGGTGATCGCGTTTGCCGATGCGCTCGGCGTTGAGCGCTTTGCGATTAACGGTCATTCGCTCTGTGCCGCTGTCGCCGTCCATGTCGCCGCACGCTACCCCGAACGGGTAACGAGGCTTGTGCTGACCAGTTTCAGCACCTTCCGCGATGAACGCGAACGGCGCATTGTCGCCTCAATCCATCATCTGATGGCACTGTGGCTGGCGCTGCGCCGCCCATGGATGCTTGATGTGCAACCGATTATGCGGCTGATCGGAAGCCGTTTCTTCTACCGGCTGCCCGCCGATCATGCCATCCTCCGTGAGACGTTCGCCGATTTTCTCGCGATGGAGCAACGCACTGCCTTAGAGACTGCGCGCGGCGCCGGTAGCCCGACGATCACGGCGGCAATGGCCGCCGTCCGTGCGCCGAGCTTGATTATTGCTTGCCGCCACGACCAGATTATGCCCCCACCGGGCGCTCCGGTTGCTGCCGCCCGTATCCCCCACTGCCGGTTGGTCTGGATCGAGCAGTGCGGTCATTTACCCATGCTGGAACGACCACAAGAGTATCACGCGATTTTGTCTAGTTTTCTCGAGGAAACAACCGCATGA
- a CDS encoding aminotransferase class V-fold PLP-dependent enzyme, giving the protein MTTDFSAYRAEFPITERYIFLSHAAVSPLSRRVQAAIQAYLDQAAHEPFTAVFPKVIAQFAELKQRLARLINATSPDEIVLMPNTAAGINTAAVSLPLRPGDNVLVLDGDYPANVYPWQQLAYRGVLTKVVPQHNGGLDLELLVRRIDHRTRVIALSTAMFATGFRNDLAAVGQICRERGISFVVDAIQTLGAFPVDVQAWHVDMLACGSQKWLLSTPGSGFLYVRRELIRDLVPGAYVGAASSVSGQNYLDYNLTLPETAERFTLGTPNVANNLALLAAVTMLQEVGIDQIERQINTLVAALIDDLQERGYRLAADTAPEHRSGIVVALVENPTAVAHRLTETGIVVTPRGAGVRIAPHFYNTLDEVLRVGEALDAVR; this is encoded by the coding sequence ATGACAACCGACTTTTCCGCTTATCGAGCCGAGTTTCCGATCACCGAACGCTACATTTTTCTGAGCCACGCAGCGGTTTCTCCGCTCAGTCGCCGAGTACAGGCTGCCATTCAAGCGTACCTCGACCAGGCTGCCCACGAACCGTTTACCGCCGTTTTCCCTAAGGTGATCGCACAATTCGCTGAATTAAAACAGCGGCTTGCGCGCCTGATCAATGCTACCTCACCAGACGAGATTGTGCTGATGCCAAACACTGCCGCCGGTATTAATACCGCTGCAGTTAGTTTGCCATTACGCCCCGGCGATAATGTGCTGGTGCTCGATGGTGATTATCCGGCCAACGTCTATCCGTGGCAGCAGTTGGCGTATCGCGGCGTATTGACCAAAGTCGTGCCGCAACATAATGGTGGGCTTGATCTTGAATTGCTCGTGCGCCGGATCGATCACCGCACCCGCGTGATTGCCCTCAGCACGGCGATGTTTGCTACCGGCTTCCGTAACGATTTGGCGGCTGTTGGTCAAATCTGCCGCGAGCGTGGAATCTCCTTCGTCGTTGATGCGATCCAAACCCTCGGCGCATTTCCGGTTGATGTGCAGGCATGGCACGTCGATATGTTGGCCTGCGGCTCGCAGAAGTGGCTACTTTCAACGCCGGGCAGTGGGTTTCTCTACGTGCGACGCGAGCTGATCCGCGACCTTGTGCCGGGGGCTTACGTTGGCGCGGCCAGTAGTGTGAGCGGGCAGAATTATCTTGATTACAATCTTACGCTACCCGAAACTGCCGAACGATTCACCCTGGGAACGCCGAATGTTGCGAATAATCTGGCGCTGTTGGCCGCAGTGACGATGTTGCAAGAGGTAGGGATCGATCAGATTGAGCGCCAGATTAACACGCTGGTAGCGGCGCTGATCGACGATCTGCAAGAGCGTGGCTATCGACTCGCTGCGGATACCGCACCCGAACATCGTAGTGGGATCGTGGTAGCGCTGGTCGAGAACCCGACCGCGGTGGCGCATCGCTTGACCGAGACGGGAATTGTGGTGACACCACGTGGAGCCGGTGTGCGCATTGCGCCCCACTTCTACAATACCCTCGACGAAGTACTGCGGGTGGGAGAAGCGCTCGACGCGGTCAGGTGA